From Streptomyces sp. NBC_00775, one genomic window encodes:
- a CDS encoding glycosyltransferase family 39 protein: MTDLETPVATPPRTGALRRAAPALLGYAAVRALGLAALALWSAANDKSAHTLLTARWDALWYTRVAELGYGYEVRLPNGDVHSNLAFFPLLPWLERLVAAVTPLSYADAGLLVSTLASLAAAWGIFAVADHVYGRRAGVCTVLVWAVLPVGIVQSMAYSESLFTALAAWSLYAVLTGRWLTAGLLAALAGLTRPVGIAVVAALWVAAITSFAGDSVRDRSALRPGGAPAWRRALGMLLAPLGAAGYVLWVGHRTGKGPLGYLDVQAGWRNGFDGGYAFARFVGDKFTSFPSALAGVGLIVGVALIVWLYVTCVRQGQPLPLLVYAGVVTALALCASSYFGSKPRLLLPAFPLLLPLALPLARLRTSRSALVLGGVAVASAVYGAFWLNGSGPP; encoded by the coding sequence GTGACCGATCTTGAGACGCCTGTCGCGACGCCGCCCCGCACGGGCGCCCTGCGCCGGGCCGCGCCCGCCCTGCTGGGATACGCGGCCGTCCGCGCCCTGGGCCTCGCCGCGCTCGCCCTGTGGAGCGCGGCGAACGACAAGAGCGCCCACACGCTGCTGACGGCCCGCTGGGACGCGCTCTGGTACACCCGCGTCGCCGAGCTCGGCTATGGCTACGAGGTGCGCCTCCCGAACGGCGACGTCCACTCGAACCTCGCGTTCTTCCCGCTGCTGCCGTGGCTGGAGCGGCTCGTCGCGGCGGTCACACCGTTGTCGTACGCGGACGCGGGCCTGCTGGTCAGCACGCTCGCCTCACTCGCCGCGGCCTGGGGGATCTTCGCCGTCGCGGACCACGTGTACGGGCGCCGGGCCGGCGTCTGCACCGTGCTCGTGTGGGCGGTGCTGCCCGTCGGCATCGTGCAGTCGATGGCGTACAGCGAGTCCCTCTTCACTGCGCTCGCCGCCTGGTCGCTCTACGCGGTGCTGACCGGCCGCTGGCTGACCGCGGGCCTGCTCGCCGCGCTCGCCGGGCTGACCCGCCCGGTGGGCATCGCGGTGGTCGCGGCCTTGTGGGTGGCGGCGATTACCTCGTTCGCGGGAGATTCCGTACGGGACCGGAGCGCGCTCCGGCCGGGGGGCGCACCGGCGTGGCGGCGCGCCCTCGGCATGCTCCTCGCGCCCCTCGGCGCCGCCGGCTACGTGCTGTGGGTCGGCCACCGCACGGGCAAGGGCCCGCTCGGCTATCTCGACGTCCAGGCGGGCTGGCGCAACGGCTTCGACGGCGGTTACGCCTTCGCCCGCTTCGTCGGCGACAAGTTCACGTCGTTCCCGTCGGCCCTGGCCGGTGTCGGGCTGATCGTCGGGGTCGCGCTGATCGTCTGGCTGTACGTGACGTGCGTACGGCAAGGTCAACCCCTGCCGCTGCTGGTGTACGCGGGGGTCGTCACCGCGCTCGCCCTGTGCGCGTCGAGCTACTTCGGCTCGAAGCCGCGCCTCCTGCTGCCCGCCTTCCCCCTGCTGCTCCCCCTCGCCCTGCCCCTGGCCCGGCTGCGTACGTCCAGGTCAGCGCTGGTGCTCGGCGGGGTGGCGGTGGCCTCGGCGGTCTACGGGGCCTTCTGGCTGAACGGCTCCGGTCCCCCGTGA
- a CDS encoding MFS transporter has translation MSGTTTAAARCRRETGAGANRWVVLVVLCVSLLLVALDATVLHVAVPAVTEDLKPGAIELLWIVDVYPLVCASLLILFGTLGDRVGRRRVLLLGYGLFGVASGIAALADNAQVLIGARALLGVGGAMIMPATLSILRQVFPDRRERALAIGIWSAVAAVGAAVGPLLGGFLLEHFWWGSVFLINIPLMLISLPIGRLLLPESRGDRNGPWDVVGALMAAAGLFGIVLGVKRLGGGEAPFGPFTLVPLLVGGALMAGFVRRQRRRAQPLVDLRMFSRPAFSTSVGCIVLAMLALVGLELIAAQYLQLVLGLSPLETGLRLLPLTVAAMASGLAGAKMLRRFGPRAMVCFGFCLTAAAVVTLTAMGGDDNTGLLLFGFILLGFGLETTLFGAYESMLSEAPPAQAGGAAAIGETSYQLGAGIGIALLGSVMNRAYAPGLASVPGVSAGDSAAAGHSLGEAYDVAARLGGARGDALRHAARDSFVHGLHVTLLVSAGLLLLGAVMALRLPRVMECGAPAAGPAIPAPRDVAESRVSA, from the coding sequence ATGTCCGGGACGACCACGGCCGCTGCGCGATGCCGTCGGGAGACCGGGGCCGGTGCCAACCGCTGGGTCGTCCTCGTCGTTCTGTGCGTCAGCCTGTTGCTGGTCGCCCTCGACGCCACCGTGCTGCATGTGGCGGTGCCCGCCGTCACCGAGGACCTCAAGCCCGGCGCGATAGAACTGCTCTGGATCGTCGACGTCTACCCGCTCGTCTGCGCCTCGCTGCTGATCCTCTTCGGCACGCTGGGTGACCGCGTCGGCCGCAGACGGGTTCTTCTTCTCGGATACGGGCTTTTCGGCGTCGCTTCGGGGATCGCCGCGCTCGCCGACAACGCCCAGGTCCTCATCGGCGCCCGCGCCCTGCTCGGCGTCGGCGGCGCCATGATCATGCCCGCGACGCTGTCCATCCTGCGCCAGGTCTTTCCCGACCGGCGGGAGCGGGCGCTCGCGATCGGCATCTGGAGCGCGGTCGCCGCGGTGGGCGCGGCCGTGGGGCCGCTGCTCGGAGGCTTCCTCCTGGAGCACTTCTGGTGGGGGTCGGTCTTCCTCATCAACATTCCGCTGATGCTGATCAGCCTGCCGATCGGGCGGCTGCTGCTGCCCGAGTCTCGGGGTGACCGCAACGGTCCCTGGGATGTGGTGGGCGCCCTGATGGCCGCCGCCGGACTCTTCGGAATCGTCCTCGGCGTGAAGCGGCTCGGTGGCGGTGAGGCGCCCTTCGGCCCCTTCACGCTGGTGCCGCTGCTCGTGGGCGGTGCGCTGATGGCCGGGTTCGTACGGCGGCAGCGGCGGCGTGCGCAGCCGCTGGTCGATCTGCGGATGTTCTCGCGGCCCGCGTTCAGTACGTCGGTGGGGTGCATCGTCCTCGCCATGCTCGCCCTGGTCGGGCTGGAGCTGATCGCCGCGCAGTACTTGCAGCTCGTGCTCGGACTGTCGCCGCTGGAGACCGGGCTGCGGCTGCTGCCGCTCACCGTCGCGGCGATGGCCTCCGGGCTCGCCGGGGCGAAGATGCTGCGGCGGTTCGGGCCGCGGGCGATGGTCTGCTTCGGGTTCTGTCTCACCGCGGCCGCGGTGGTGACGCTCACGGCGATGGGCGGGGACGACAACACCGGGCTGCTGCTCTTCGGGTTCATCCTGCTGGGGTTCGGGCTGGAGACGACACTCTTCGGGGCGTACGAGTCGATGCTGAGCGAGGCGCCGCCGGCTCAGGCGGGTGGGGCCGCGGCGATCGGTGAGACCTCGTACCAGCTGGGTGCGGGGATCGGCATCGCGCTGCTGGGGAGCGTGATGAACAGGGCGTACGCGCCCGGGCTGGCCTCCGTACCCGGGGTCTCGGCGGGGGATTCCGCTGCTGCGGGCCACTCGCTGGGGGAGGCGTACGACGTCGCTGCGCGGCTTGGCGGGGCTCGTGGGGATGCCCTGCGGCATGCGGCTCGGGACTCTTTTGTGCACGGGCTGCATGTGACGCTGCTGGTCAGTGCGGGGTTGTTGCTGCTGGGCGCGGTGATGGCGTTGCGGTTGCCCCGGGTCATGGAGTGCGGGGCGCCTGCGGCGGGCCCGGCCATTCCTGCGCCCAGGGATGTCGCAGAGTCCCGCGTGTCGGCGTAG